One window of the Amycolatopsis mediterranei genome contains the following:
- a CDS encoding cobyric acid synthase, with the protein MSGLLVAGTTSDAGKSLVTAGICRWLARRGVQVAPFKAQNMSNNSMVCADGAEIGRAQWVQARAAGVEPEAAMNPVLLKPGSDRRSHVVALGKPFGTLEAGEYATGRAGLAEIAFGAFEDLSARFDVVVCEGAGSPAEINLRGGDYVNMGLARRFGLPVLVVGDIDRGGVLAAMFGTLALLSAEDQALVAGWVVNKFRGDVGLLRPGLDSLENVTGRPVLGVLPWLDRVWIDSEDALAVAGWRRETPGGRLGVAVVRFPRTSNATDVDALAAEPGVTVTLTADPDVVAAADVVVLPGSRATVADLAWLRERGLDTAVTARAAAGRPVLGICGGYQMLTESIVDEFESGAGEVAGLGLLPGRVTFAAEKVLARPAGTWRGHPVDAYEIHHGSVIATTSAESFLDGRRAGAVWGTMWHGAFENDAFRRAWLTEAAAQAGTGWTPAPDAPGFGDLREEMLDKLADAVDEHLDTELLRTLLDRGAPPDLPFVPPGAP; encoded by the coding sequence ATGAGCGGGCTGCTCGTCGCCGGGACGACGTCCGATGCCGGGAAGAGCCTGGTCACCGCCGGGATCTGCCGGTGGCTTGCGCGCCGGGGGGTGCAGGTGGCGCCGTTCAAGGCGCAGAACATGTCGAACAACTCCATGGTCTGCGCCGACGGTGCCGAGATCGGCCGCGCCCAGTGGGTGCAGGCGCGGGCCGCCGGGGTGGAACCCGAAGCGGCGATGAACCCCGTGCTGCTCAAGCCGGGCAGTGACCGGCGCAGCCACGTCGTCGCGCTCGGGAAGCCGTTCGGCACCCTCGAAGCGGGGGAGTACGCCACCGGCCGGGCCGGGCTGGCCGAGATCGCCTTCGGTGCGTTCGAGGACCTCAGCGCGCGCTTCGACGTCGTCGTCTGCGAAGGCGCCGGTAGTCCGGCGGAGATCAACCTGCGTGGCGGCGACTACGTCAACATGGGGCTCGCGCGGCGGTTCGGGCTGCCGGTGCTGGTCGTCGGCGACATCGACCGCGGCGGTGTGCTCGCGGCGATGTTCGGCACCCTTGCGCTGCTGTCGGCCGAGGACCAGGCCCTGGTCGCCGGCTGGGTGGTCAACAAGTTCCGCGGCGACGTCGGCCTGCTGCGGCCGGGCCTGGACAGCCTCGAGAATGTCACCGGACGGCCGGTACTGGGCGTGCTGCCCTGGCTGGACCGGGTGTGGATCGACTCGGAGGACGCTCTCGCCGTGGCGGGCTGGCGCCGCGAAACGCCCGGTGGCCGCCTCGGTGTGGCGGTCGTCCGGTTCCCGCGCACGTCCAACGCCACCGACGTCGACGCCCTCGCCGCCGAGCCCGGGGTCACGGTGACGCTCACCGCCGACCCCGACGTCGTCGCGGCGGCGGACGTCGTCGTGCTGCCCGGGTCGCGCGCCACCGTGGCCGACCTGGCCTGGCTGCGGGAGCGCGGCCTCGACACGGCGGTGACGGCCCGGGCCGCGGCGGGCCGGCCGGTCCTCGGCATCTGCGGTGGCTACCAGATGCTCACCGAGTCCATTGTGGACGAGTTCGAATCCGGCGCGGGGGAGGTGGCGGGTCTCGGCCTGCTGCCCGGGCGGGTGACGTTCGCCGCGGAAAAGGTGCTCGCCCGGCCGGCCGGGACGTGGCGCGGGCATCCGGTGGACGCCTACGAAATCCACCACGGCTCGGTGATCGCCACGACCTCGGCGGAGTCCTTTCTGGACGGTCGGCGGGCGGGAGCGGTCTGGGGCACGATGTGGCACGGCGCGTTCGAGAACGACGCCTTTCGCCGCGCGTGGCTGACCGAAGCGGCCGCGCAGGCGGGAACCGGGTGGACGCCGGCGCCGGACGCGCCCGGCTTCGGAGACCTGCGCGAGGAAATGCTGGACAAGCTCGCGGACGCGGTCGACGAACACCTGGACACGGAGCTGCTGCGGACGCTGCTGGACCGCGGAGCGCCGCCGGACCTGCCGTTCGTGCCGCCGGGCGCGCCTTAG
- a CDS encoding cobalamin biosynthesis protein: MPLRLGTTAAGLVTGYVTDALFGDPRTGHPVALFGTAAARLEHRLWADSKPRGAAYAALCTFGAVGLGAALQLATRRRPFARFLLTAAFTWVVLGGRGLAAEGTEMARLLEAGEVPEARQRLSHLCARDATALDSAELTRAATESIAENTSDAVVAPLFWGAVAGMPGLLGYRALNTLDAMVGYRSPRYRRFGWAAARADDVVNLVPSRIGAALTALCAGGRARESWRVWRRDGSRHPSPNAGQVEAAFAGALDIRLGGTNSYGGEVESRARLGEGRHPEPVDLRRAVRLSRLVGLAAVVIAAGAAPATPWGASPVQSIGSRWGQSPARRSVDNSAVAGLAVHNSAVAGLGVDNRR; the protein is encoded by the coding sequence GTGCCACTCCGTCTAGGGACAACCGCGGCCGGACTCGTGACCGGATACGTAACCGACGCTCTGTTCGGTGACCCCCGAACGGGCCATCCGGTCGCCCTGTTCGGGACCGCCGCGGCCCGCCTCGAACACCGTCTGTGGGCTGATTCGAAGCCGCGCGGAGCCGCGTACGCAGCGCTGTGCACCTTCGGCGCCGTGGGCCTCGGCGCCGCGCTTCAGCTGGCGACAAGGCGACGTCCCTTCGCGCGCTTCTTGCTCACCGCCGCGTTCACGTGGGTTGTACTCGGCGGACGCGGCCTCGCCGCCGAAGGCACCGAAATGGCCCGCCTGCTCGAAGCGGGTGAAGTGCCCGAAGCACGTCAACGGCTCTCGCACCTCTGCGCGCGCGACGCGACAGCCCTCGACTCCGCCGAGCTGACCCGCGCGGCCACCGAATCGATCGCCGAGAACACCTCGGACGCCGTGGTCGCGCCCCTGTTCTGGGGAGCCGTCGCCGGGATGCCGGGCCTCCTCGGCTACCGCGCGCTCAACACGCTCGACGCAATGGTCGGATACCGCTCGCCGCGCTACCGCCGCTTCGGCTGGGCCGCGGCGCGCGCCGACGACGTCGTCAACCTGGTGCCGTCGCGGATCGGGGCGGCGCTCACGGCGTTGTGCGCGGGCGGCCGGGCCCGGGAGTCCTGGCGGGTGTGGCGTCGAGACGGCAGCCGGCACCCGAGCCCCAACGCGGGCCAGGTGGAGGCGGCGTTCGCGGGCGCGCTGGACATCCGACTCGGCGGCACGAACAGCTACGGCGGCGAAGTGGAGAGCCGCGCCCGGCTCGGCGAAGGCCGCCACCCGGAGCCGGTGGACCTGCGCCGGGCAGTGCGCTTGTCCCGGCTGGTGGGCCTGGCCGCGGTCGTCATCGCTGCCGGCGCAGCCCCCGCCACTCCCTGGGGGGCGTCCCCTGTCCAGTCTATCGGCTCCCGGTGGGGGCAAAGCCCCGCTCGGCGATCTGTGGACAACTCAGCTGTCGCCGGACTGGCTGTGCACAACTCCGCCGTCGCCGGCCTGGGTGTGGACAACCGGCGATGA
- a CDS encoding bifunctional adenosylcobinamide kinase/adenosylcobinamide-phosphate guanylyltransferase has translation MTVPNAASAKKRPSAGLTHRLAGYLETLARALRRYGRDEDKVLVLGGVRSGKSRHAERLVAHHPHLVYVAPGLPAGEDDPEWAARVAAHQARRPANWKTVETTDLAGVLRAATEPLLIDCLGTWLSRVLDDVGAWRQKPGWEHRLDDRLEDFLAAWAAARVPVVAVSNEVGSGVVPATSSGRLFRDVLGALNNRVSADADRVVLVVAGRALDL, from the coding sequence ATGACTGTGCCCAATGCCGCCTCCGCGAAGAAACGTCCGTCGGCGGGGCTGACGCACCGGCTCGCCGGGTATCTCGAAACCCTGGCTCGCGCCCTCCGCCGGTACGGGCGCGACGAAGACAAGGTGCTGGTCCTCGGCGGCGTCCGCTCGGGGAAGTCACGGCACGCCGAGCGGCTCGTCGCCCACCACCCGCACCTCGTCTACGTCGCGCCCGGCCTGCCCGCGGGCGAAGACGACCCCGAATGGGCCGCGCGGGTGGCCGCGCACCAGGCGCGGCGGCCGGCGAACTGGAAGACCGTCGAGACCACCGACCTGGCCGGCGTCCTGCGCGCGGCGACCGAGCCGCTGCTGATCGACTGCCTCGGCACCTGGCTGTCCCGGGTGCTGGACGACGTCGGCGCGTGGCGGCAGAAGCCGGGCTGGGAGCACCGCCTGGACGACCGGCTCGAGGACTTCCTGGCCGCGTGGGCCGCGGCGCGTGTGCCGGTGGTCGCGGTGAGCAACGAGGTCGGCAGCGGTGTGGTGCCCGCAACGTCGTCCGGACGGCTGTTCCGTGATGTGCTGGGCGCACTGAACAACCGGGTGTCCGCCGACGCCGACCGGGTCGTGCTGGTCGTCGCGGGCCGGGCGCTCGACCTGTAG
- the cobT gene encoding nicotinate-nucleotide--dimethylbenzimidazole phosphoribosyltransferase: MFDVPVPDPAARTAALERLDGLVKPLGALGRLEEIAAWLAAAHGTVPPRPLDDVRVVVFAGDHGVSALSAYPREVTAAMVRVFLAGKSGVNVLAAQVGARVRVADIAVDWDGADVPASVTAHKIRRGSGSIDVEDALLPGEAQAAFEAGRAIALEEREADVLIPGDMGIGNTAMCAALVAASLGLPATEVVGTGTGVDAAGLERKTAAVAAALTRTAGRTEDPFERLTALGSACMAATAGFLVQAAVLGIPVLLDGVFSGAAALVARDIAPGAEQWWLAGHRSTEPSQAFALKALGLEPILDFGLRLGEGSGAVQAVPTLRAARAILAEMGLLADLA, encoded by the coding sequence GTGTTCGACGTACCCGTGCCCGACCCCGCCGCCCGCACCGCCGCCCTGGAGCGGCTCGACGGCCTGGTCAAGCCGCTCGGCGCGCTGGGCAGGCTGGAGGAGATCGCCGCCTGGCTCGCGGCGGCGCATGGCACCGTGCCGCCGCGTCCGCTGGACGACGTCCGCGTGGTCGTCTTCGCGGGCGACCACGGCGTGTCGGCGCTTTCGGCGTACCCGCGCGAGGTGACCGCGGCGATGGTGCGGGTGTTCCTGGCCGGGAAGAGCGGCGTGAACGTGCTGGCCGCCCAGGTCGGGGCGCGCGTGCGGGTCGCGGACATCGCCGTCGACTGGGACGGCGCGGACGTGCCGGCGTCGGTGACGGCGCACAAGATCCGCCGCGGTTCGGGCTCGATCGACGTCGAGGACGCGCTGCTGCCGGGCGAAGCCCAGGCGGCGTTCGAAGCGGGCCGGGCGATCGCCCTGGAGGAACGCGAGGCGGACGTCCTGATCCCGGGCGACATGGGAATCGGCAACACGGCGATGTGCGCGGCGCTGGTGGCGGCCTCCCTCGGCCTGCCGGCGACGGAGGTCGTCGGCACGGGAACGGGCGTCGACGCGGCGGGCCTGGAGCGCAAGACGGCGGCGGTCGCGGCGGCCTTGACGCGGACGGCGGGCCGGACGGAGGACCCGTTCGAGCGGCTGACGGCGCTGGGCAGTGCCTGCATGGCGGCGACGGCGGGCTTCCTGGTCCAGGCGGCGGTGCTGGGAATTCCGGTGTTGCTGGACGGGGTCTTTTCCGGCGCGGCGGCGCTGGTGGCGCGGGACATCGCGCCGGGGGCGGAGCAGTGGTGGCTGGCCGGGCACCGTTCGACGGAACCTTCGCAGGCGTTCGCGTTGAAGGCCTTGGGGCTGGAGCCGATCCTGGACTTCGGCCTGCGGCTGGGCGAAGGCAGCGGCGCTGTCCAGGCTGTGCCGACCCTGCGAGCGGCCCGGGCGATTCTGGCCGAAATGGGCCTGTTGGCCGACCTGGCATGA